One window of the Brevundimonas goettingensis genome contains the following:
- a CDS encoding surface-adhesin E family protein, with protein MKTILQIAAIVVGLGAGLGAGVTAMAQDAAPAAQAATTPALTEDWNPFSRSGVKVYMANVNGFVTTGDVVSVTVAKVPLDGGPGDYSYAADQIEMRCAAKQSRLVYSIEYGPNGAQTDRFDDPEEWAPFAPETRDAYLAQLVCDGDRASPPTWPSIKAFIDAGRR; from the coding sequence ATGAAGACGATTTTGCAGATCGCGGCGATCGTTGTCGGCCTTGGCGCTGGCTTGGGCGCCGGCGTAACCGCCATGGCCCAGGACGCGGCGCCCGCCGCCCAGGCCGCGACCACGCCCGCGCTGACCGAAGACTGGAACCCGTTCTCGCGCAGCGGGGTCAAGGTCTATATGGCGAACGTCAACGGCTTCGTGACGACCGGCGACGTCGTCAGCGTCACCGTGGCCAAGGTCCCGCTGGACGGCGGTCCGGGCGACTACAGCTATGCCGCCGACCAGATCGAGATGCGCTGCGCCGCCAAACAGTCGCGGCTCGTCTATTCGATAGAATACGGTCCCAACGGCGCCCAGACCGACCGGTTCGACGATCCCGAGGAATGGGCTCCCTTCGCGCCCGAAACCCGCGACGCCTATCTGGCCCAGCTGGTCTGCGACGGCGACCGCGCCAGCCCGCCGACCTGGCCCTCGATCAAGGCCTTCATCGATGCCGGACGCCGCTAG
- a CDS encoding alpha/beta fold hydrolase — protein sequence MSDFGHVRALRQPMTRWLLLFLVFLAGPALAQRPSAPGTPPAFQSDRIVVESRGQGPDVILVPGLASTSEVWRRTADRLDDHYRVHLVSLRGFGQIPAGANAQGTIIGPVAGEIRRYMAFQHMNRPAVVGHSMGGLIALRVAADAPGQVGRVMVVDAAPFFPSLISAGATVGDIEPLARIAYQALMFLGDEALRQQAGALGGQLGGASDSLFSSMGWQGGDRAMLAQSLYEVMTTDLRHRLPDITAPVTVVYGWSPDDASPRAHVDGLFRAGYANLRSPATFERIEGAEHMVMLDRPTAFYSALDRFLEP from the coding sequence ATGAGCGACTTCGGCCATGTTCGCGCGTTACGTCAGCCCATGACCCGATGGCTGCTACTTTTCCTTGTCTTTCTGGCCGGACCGGCGCTGGCCCAGAGGCCGTCCGCGCCCGGGACCCCGCCCGCCTTCCAGTCCGACCGGATCGTGGTCGAGAGCCGGGGGCAGGGGCCGGACGTGATCCTGGTTCCCGGCCTGGCCTCGACCAGCGAGGTGTGGCGGCGCACGGCGGACCGGCTGGACGACCACTATCGGGTTCACCTGGTTTCGCTGCGCGGCTTCGGCCAGATCCCGGCCGGGGCCAATGCCCAGGGCACGATCATTGGCCCCGTGGCCGGCGAAATCCGGCGCTACATGGCCTTTCAGCATATGAACCGTCCGGCGGTCGTAGGCCATTCGATGGGCGGGCTGATCGCCCTGAGGGTGGCGGCCGACGCGCCGGGTCAGGTGGGCCGGGTGATGGTCGTGGACGCCGCGCCCTTCTTCCCGTCGCTGATCAGCGCGGGGGCGACCGTCGGCGATATCGAGCCCCTGGCCCGGATCGCCTATCAGGCCCTGATGTTCCTCGGCGACGAGGCCCTGCGGCAGCAGGCGGGCGCCCTGGGCGGCCAGCTGGGCGGGGCCTCGGACAGTCTGTTCAGCTCCATGGGCTGGCAGGGCGGCGACCGGGCGATGCTGGCCCAGAGCCTGTATGAGGTCATGACCACCGACCTGCGCCACCGCCTGCCGGACATTACCGCCCCGGTGACGGTCGTCTATGGCTGGAGCCCCGACGACGCCTCGCCGCGCGCCCACGTCGACGGCCTGTTCCGCGCCGGCTACGCCAACCTGCGCAGTCCCGCGACCTTCGAGCGGATCGAGGGGGCGGAGCATATGGTCATGCTGGACCGGCCGACGGCGTTTTACTCAGCGCTGGACCGGTTTCTCGAACCCTGA
- the recQ gene encoding DNA helicase RecQ: MPAESASLASPAPAGMEDARELLHRVWGHPDFRGLQADVVAEALAGRDVLAVLPTGGGKSVCYQIPAILRPGLGLVVSPLIALMTDQVEALKQQGVAAARLDSGVSMDDRSAIWRAARAGELDLLYVSPEGLAQPHLIDRLHELPLSLIAIDEAHCVSQWGHDFRPDYRTLGKLAELFPGVPRIAVTATADARTREDIVRSLRLDAAEVFVDSFARPNLQLSAVRKENASRARTDAAVIDLVRQRRGKSGVVYCGSRDGCDRVAQALRDAGTNAIAYHAGMGTDDRDRRLARFLAEEGAVMVATIAFGMGVDKADVRFVIHADPPGSLEAYWQEIGRAGRDGEPAEGITLYGPSDIAWNLRRLDSRPMPEEVKAVQVGKARRLFAMLDGAICRPQAVRRYFGETDAGVCGFCDICSDPPAIYDATVQAQKALAAVQRLGGRFGRNRVIDHLLGKTKDVQPWESDLSTWGIGQDVSQNGWRDIVDHLLFEGLLLEDPNDGKPLVGLGDPEAVRAVYRGERAIEVRRVPAASLTGRSEPRRARNDRNAAVEALDADVRARFETLRAWRRDRAAEQHVPPYVIFQDKTLLEIALVEPGSLDALGAVSGVGQSKLDRYGKELLEALRAAG; encoded by the coding sequence ATGCCCGCCGAATCCGCCAGTCTCGCCTCACCTGCTCCCGCAGGCATGGAAGACGCGCGCGAGCTGCTGCACCGCGTCTGGGGCCACCCCGACTTTCGCGGCCTTCAGGCCGATGTGGTCGCCGAGGCCCTGGCCGGGCGCGACGTCCTCGCCGTCCTGCCGACCGGCGGCGGCAAGTCGGTCTGCTATCAGATCCCGGCCATCCTGCGCCCCGGTCTCGGCCTCGTGGTCTCGCCCCTGATCGCCCTGATGACCGATCAGGTCGAGGCGCTGAAACAGCAGGGCGTCGCCGCCGCCCGCCTCGATTCCGGCGTCTCCATGGACGACCGTTCGGCCATCTGGCGCGCCGCGCGGGCGGGCGAACTGGACCTGCTCTACGTCTCGCCCGAAGGCCTGGCCCAGCCGCATCTGATCGACCGGCTGCACGAACTGCCGCTCAGCCTCATCGCCATCGACGAGGCCCACTGCGTCTCCCAGTGGGGCCACGACTTCCGTCCCGACTATCGGACGCTGGGCAAGCTGGCCGAACTCTTCCCGGGCGTGCCGAGGATCGCCGTCACCGCCACCGCCGACGCCCGCACGCGCGAGGACATCGTCCGCTCGCTCCGCCTCGACGCGGCCGAGGTCTTCGTCGACAGTTTCGCGCGCCCGAACCTGCAGCTCTCGGCGGTGCGCAAGGAAAACGCTTCCCGAGCACGCACCGACGCCGCCGTCATCGATCTGGTGCGCCAACGGCGCGGCAAGTCGGGGGTCGTCTACTGCGGCTCGCGTGACGGCTGCGACCGCGTCGCCCAGGCCCTGAGGGACGCCGGAACCAACGCCATCGCCTACCACGCCGGCATGGGCACGGACGACCGCGACCGCCGCCTCGCCCGCTTCCTCGCCGAGGAAGGCGCCGTCATGGTCGCGACCATCGCCTTCGGCATGGGGGTCGACAAGGCCGACGTCCGCTTCGTCATCCACGCCGATCCGCCCGGCTCGCTAGAGGCCTATTGGCAGGAGATCGGCCGCGCCGGACGCGACGGCGAACCGGCCGAGGGCATCACCCTCTATGGCCCGTCCGACATCGCCTGGAACCTGAGACGGCTCGACAGCCGCCCCATGCCTGAAGAGGTCAAGGCGGTGCAGGTGGGCAAGGCGCGCCGCCTGTTCGCCATGCTGGACGGCGCGATCTGCCGGCCCCAGGCCGTGCGTCGATACTTCGGCGAGACCGACGCGGGCGTCTGCGGCTTTTGCGATATCTGCAGCGACCCGCCTGCCATCTATGACGCTACCGTCCAGGCCCAGAAGGCGCTCGCCGCCGTCCAGCGCCTCGGCGGGCGTTTCGGCCGCAACCGCGTCATCGACCACCTGCTGGGCAAGACGAAAGACGTCCAGCCGTGGGAGAGCGACCTCTCCACCTGGGGCATCGGTCAGGACGTGTCGCAGAACGGCTGGCGCGACATCGTCGACCATCTGCTGTTCGAGGGCCTGCTGCTGGAAGACCCCAACGACGGCAAGCCGCTGGTCGGTCTGGGCGATCCCGAGGCCGTCCGCGCCGTCTATCGCGGCGAACGCGCCATCGAGGTGCGCCGCGTCCCGGCCGCCTCCCTGACGGGCCGATCCGAGCCTCGCCGCGCCCGCAACGACAGGAACGCCGCCGTCGAGGCCCTGGACGCCGACGTCCGCGCCCGCTTCGAGACCCTGCGCGCCTGGCGCCGCGATCGCGCCGCCGAACAGCACGTCCCGCCCTATGTCATCTTCCAGGACAAGACCCTGCTCGAGATCGCCCTCGTCGAGCCCGGCTCGCTCGACGCCCTCGGCGCCGTCTCCGGCGTCGGCCAGTCCAAGCTGGACCGCTATGGCAAGGAACTGCTCGAGGCGCTCAGGGCTGCGGGTTGA
- a CDS encoding zinc-dependent alcohol dehydrogenase family protein produces MTITTRAAVLRSMGAAHPYADSRPLAVETVTLDPPGPGEVLVAIKAAGLCHSDLSVINGDRPRPLPMALGHEAAGVVEALGADVTDLAVGDHVVMVFMPSCGHCNPCAEGRPALCEPGAVANGKGELLSGGKRIHHEGEALNHHLGCSAFADRAVVSRRSLVKVDPQLPLDEAALFGCAVLTGVGAVVNTAGVRAGQSAVVVGLGGVGLASVLGAVASGASPVVAVDLSEDKLALARTLGPVQTVNAADPDAVEQVRKLTNGGADFVFEMAGSVRALDAAWRMTRRGGTTVTAGLPPPDAALPVNVVSLVGEERTLKGSYIGTCVPSRDIPRYVALYRQGRLPVDRLMSGKIPLDQINEGFDRLHAGQVVRQIVTFETA; encoded by the coding sequence ATGACGATCACCACCCGAGCCGCCGTTCTCCGCTCGATGGGCGCCGCCCATCCCTATGCCGACAGTCGTCCGTTGGCGGTCGAAACCGTGACCCTCGACCCGCCCGGTCCCGGCGAGGTGCTGGTGGCGATCAAGGCGGCGGGCCTGTGCCACTCCGATCTCAGCGTCATCAACGGCGACCGGCCACGCCCCCTGCCCATGGCGCTGGGCCACGAGGCGGCGGGCGTGGTCGAGGCCCTCGGAGCCGACGTCACCGACCTCGCCGTCGGCGATCATGTGGTCATGGTCTTCATGCCGTCCTGCGGCCACTGCAACCCCTGCGCCGAGGGCCGCCCGGCCCTGTGCGAACCGGGCGCCGTCGCCAACGGCAAGGGCGAGCTGCTCAGCGGCGGCAAGCGTATCCATCATGAGGGCGAGGCCCTGAACCACCATCTCGGCTGCTCCGCCTTCGCCGACCGCGCGGTCGTGTCGCGCCGCTCGCTGGTCAAGGTCGATCCCCAACTGCCGCTGGACGAGGCCGCTCTGTTCGGCTGCGCGGTCCTGACCGGGGTCGGGGCGGTGGTGAATACGGCGGGCGTCCGCGCGGGGCAGAGCGCCGTCGTCGTCGGCCTCGGCGGCGTCGGTCTCGCCAGCGTGCTCGGCGCAGTGGCCTCCGGCGCCTCGCCGGTCGTCGCGGTGGACCTGTCCGAGGACAAGCTGGCCCTCGCCCGGACGCTCGGTCCGGTGCAGACCGTCAACGCCGCCGATCCGGACGCCGTCGAACAGGTGCGCAAGCTGACCAACGGCGGCGCCGACTTCGTCTTCGAAATGGCCGGTTCGGTTCGCGCCCTTGACGCCGCCTGGCGCATGACCCGGCGCGGCGGGACCACCGTCACCGCCGGCCTGCCGCCACCCGATGCCGCCCTGCCGGTCAATGTCGTCTCCCTGGTCGGCGAGGAGCGGACGCTCAAGGGCTCGTATATCGGGACCTGCGTGCCCAGCCGCGACATTCCCCGCTATGTCGCCCTCTACCGTCAGGGCCGCCTGCCGGTGGACAGGCTGATGAGCGGCAAGATTCCGCTGGACCAGATCAACGAGGGCTTCGACCGCCTGCACGCCGGCCAGGTGGTTCGCCAGATCGTGACCTTCGAGACCGCCTGA
- a CDS encoding acyl-CoA thioesterase → MPIRDEGPLADRATYKAFHMVSTRWADNDQYGHINNAKFYEFVDSAVNAHLIIADALTESIGLVVDSGCRYTSSLAFPDVIEVGIKVDHVGNSSVKYGFAVFRRGVSVPAAVGHFVHVYVDAQTRRPKPLPDKLRAVVENLKAD, encoded by the coding sequence ATGCCGATCCGGGACGAAGGCCCTCTGGCCGACCGCGCCACCTACAAGGCCTTCCACATGGTCTCGACCCGCTGGGCCGACAACGACCAGTACGGCCATATCAACAACGCCAAATTCTACGAGTTCGTGGACTCGGCGGTGAACGCTCATCTGATCATCGCCGACGCCCTGACGGAATCGATCGGCCTGGTGGTCGACAGCGGCTGCCGATACACCTCGTCCCTGGCGTTTCCGGATGTGATCGAGGTGGGGATCAAGGTCGATCACGTCGGGAACTCGAGCGTGAAATACGGCTTCGCCGTCTTCCGCCGCGGCGTCAGCGTCCCGGCCGCTGTCGGCCATTTCGTCCACGTCTATGTCGACGCCCAGACGCGTCGGCCCAAGCCCCTGCCGGACAAGCTGCGGGCCGTGGTCGAGAATCTGAAGGCCGACTGA
- a CDS encoding acetamidase/formamidase family protein, producing the protein MRQWVFGLAALAAVATPALSAPEIWLLSVDRWGNAEHAALTLEDSGEASGHVLTGRLDGWTVSGRKEGDRLAFTATDSDGDMRRFEGVAHDGVLTGWADYEDTSNTGARVRHAVSGRRLAMPDGPPGPRTYSPDTFSNTFTADLAPVMVIQPGDVVTTRTVDSGGVDEAGRTVALYGNPQTGPFFITGAKAGDVLAIHIRKLSLNRDWADSLDGFSPRALSQGLARVPDLGARVRWRLDRAAGTARLESPPEGLKDYVVPVRPMLGGLGVAPDFGFPAQSAGDTGRHGGNMDLNAIGEGATVYLPVFQPGAMLFLGDGHALQGDGETTQWALETSLDVEFSVEILPARPLSSPRVETADRITVLGQAPSLDEAARAATGAMVQWLQQDYGLTVSEASMILGTAAEYRVATLAGRNAGLSLSLAKARLAGLKRVQSSSR; encoded by the coding sequence ATGCGGCAGTGGGTATTCGGTCTGGCGGCATTGGCTGCCGTAGCGACGCCGGCGCTGTCCGCACCGGAGATCTGGCTGCTCTCGGTCGATCGCTGGGGCAATGCGGAACATGCGGCCCTGACGCTGGAGGATTCGGGAGAGGCCTCGGGTCATGTCCTGACCGGGCGTCTGGACGGCTGGACCGTCAGCGGGCGCAAGGAGGGCGACCGGCTGGCCTTCACCGCTACCGACAGCGACGGCGATATGCGCCGGTTCGAGGGCGTGGCGCATGACGGAGTCCTGACCGGCTGGGCCGACTATGAGGACACGTCGAACACCGGAGCCCGGGTGCGGCACGCCGTCAGCGGGCGGCGGCTGGCGATGCCCGATGGGCCGCCGGGGCCGAGGACCTATTCGCCCGACACCTTCTCCAACACCTTCACCGCCGATCTGGCGCCGGTGATGGTGATCCAGCCCGGCGATGTGGTGACGACCCGGACGGTAGATTCGGGCGGAGTGGACGAGGCGGGGCGCACGGTCGCCCTGTACGGCAATCCCCAGACCGGGCCGTTCTTCATCACGGGGGCCAAGGCTGGAGATGTGCTGGCCATCCATATCCGCAAACTGTCGCTGAACCGGGACTGGGCCGACAGCCTGGACGGCTTCTCCCCTCGGGCCCTGTCGCAGGGGCTGGCGCGGGTTCCGGATCTGGGTGCGCGGGTGCGCTGGCGGCTGGACCGGGCGGCGGGAACGGCGCGGCTGGAGAGCCCGCCGGAGGGGCTGAAGGACTATGTGGTCCCGGTGCGGCCCATGCTGGGCGGTCTGGGCGTTGCGCCCGACTTCGGTTTCCCGGCCCAGTCGGCGGGCGACACGGGCCGGCACGGCGGCAATATGGATCTGAACGCGATCGGTGAGGGCGCGACTGTCTATCTGCCCGTGTTCCAGCCCGGGGCCATGCTGTTCCTCGGCGACGGTCATGCGCTTCAGGGCGACGGCGAGACGACGCAGTGGGCGCTGGAGACCTCGCTGGACGTCGAGTTCAGCGTCGAGATACTGCCCGCCCGGCCTCTGTCCTCGCCACGTGTCGAGACGGCCGACAGGATCACGGTTCTTGGGCAGGCGCCGTCCCTGGACGAGGCCGCGCGGGCGGCGACCGGCGCCATGGTCCAGTGGCTGCAGCAGGACTATGGGCTGACCGTCTCGGAAGCCTCGATGATCCTGGGCACGGCGGCGGAGTACCGCGTCGCGACCCTGGCCGGACGCAACGCGGGCCTGAGCCTCAGTCTCGCCAAGGCCCGGCTGGCGGGCCTGAAACGGGTTCAGTCCTCATCGAGGTAG
- a CDS encoding YebC/PmpR family DNA-binding transcriptional regulator, translating into MAGHSKFKNIMHRKGRADAVRSKLFSKLSRDITVAAKNGMPDPALNPRLRLAINNAKAESLPKDVIARAINKAAGGDVDTMEEVRYEGRGPGGVGIIVEALTDNRNRAASNIGAAFKKNGGALSEMNSVAFMWDKVGQIIYKAEAGTEDAVMEAAIEAGAQDVESDLVKPDIYEDAPGHTIWTAFEDLNEVAEAMSKVLGDPKSTAIVWKPQSEVPVTGEAVGTLMKLLDALDAEDDVSSVYSNEDISDEDLAKYAG; encoded by the coding sequence ATGGCCGGCCATTCCAAGTTCAAGAACATCATGCACCGCAAGGGTCGCGCCGATGCGGTGCGCTCCAAGCTGTTCTCCAAACTGTCGCGCGACATCACCGTGGCGGCCAAGAACGGCATGCCCGATCCGGCCCTGAATCCGCGCCTGCGCCTGGCCATCAACAACGCCAAGGCCGAAAGCCTGCCCAAGGACGTGATCGCCCGCGCCATCAACAAGGCCGCCGGCGGCGACGTCGATACGATGGAAGAGGTCCGCTACGAGGGCCGGGGTCCCGGCGGCGTCGGCATTATTGTCGAGGCCCTGACTGACAACCGTAACCGCGCGGCCTCGAACATCGGCGCGGCCTTCAAGAAGAACGGCGGCGCCCTGAGCGAGATGAACTCGGTCGCCTTCATGTGGGATAAGGTCGGCCAGATCATCTACAAGGCCGAGGCCGGGACCGAGGACGCTGTCATGGAGGCCGCCATCGAGGCCGGCGCCCAGGACGTCGAGAGCGATCTGGTCAAGCCCGACATCTATGAGGACGCGCCGGGCCACACCATCTGGACCGCCTTCGAGGACCTGAACGAAGTGGCCGAGGCCATGTCCAAGGTGCTGGGCGATCCCAAGTCCACGGCCATCGTCTGGAAGCCCCAGTCGGAGGTGCCGGTCACCGGCGAGGCGGTGGGCACCCTGATGAAGCTGCTCGACGCCCTGGACGCCGAGGACGATGTCTCCTCCGTCTACTCCAACGAGGACATCTCGGACGAAGACCTGGCCAAATACGCCGGGTGA
- a CDS encoding hemerythrin domain-containing protein, with amino-acid sequence MDITQLILDDHAEQRRLFAILEQIDPKDVDALTKVWGRLSAFLDVHAEAEERFFYPELLKRGEGANDAEDGTVEGETEDAIEDHNKLRDAVAAANKLQIGTGAWIEAVGKANIVNSKHMGEEERQGLTDFRRHAPVQLRHDLAVQFAAFEADHLLGVKPVNKDPEAYIEKHG; translated from the coding sequence ATGGACATCACTCAGCTGATCCTCGACGACCACGCCGAGCAACGGCGGCTGTTCGCCATCCTGGAGCAGATCGATCCCAAAGATGTGGACGCCCTGACCAAGGTCTGGGGCCGTCTGTCGGCCTTCCTCGACGTCCACGCCGAGGCCGAGGAGCGGTTCTTCTATCCCGAGCTTCTGAAGCGCGGCGAGGGCGCCAACGACGCCGAGGACGGCACGGTCGAGGGCGAGACCGAGGACGCCATCGAGGACCACAACAAGCTGCGCGATGCGGTCGCGGCCGCCAACAAGCTGCAGATCGGCACCGGCGCCTGGATCGAGGCGGTCGGCAAGGCCAATATCGTCAACTCCAAGCACATGGGCGAGGAAGAGCGTCAGGGCCTGACGGACTTTCGGCGACACGCCCCCGTCCAGCTCCGCCACGACCTGGCGGTCCAGTTCGCCGCCTTCGAGGCCGATCACCTGCTGGGGGTCAAGCCGGTCAACAAGGACCCCGAGGCCTATATCGAGAAGCACGGCTGA
- a CDS encoding alpha/beta hydrolase family esterase, protein MLTILPRPVLALAAVVFALAGSQAAEAACGAGAPGRTERVEIGDTGRSLLLHRPAAQDGSTPLPLVILLHGSTMTGAQMLSATTLEATAEAKGFIVAAPDAGIPAGPGFVWNIPGVPTVTGKVPGPEDADDVAYLGAVIDDLVARQCIDRARVYVTGLSGGGRMASWLGCVTPERFAAIAPVVGLRAGNPDPDDASRPDPKTCTPSLPVPVMAFAGDADRTNPIQGGGLPYWSYSMHAAEQRWAQLNGCTAAPTATWIADGVYEERHGGCTGDAEVIGRITVGGGHVWLADEAAMWAFFSSRTRS, encoded by the coding sequence ATGCTGACCATTCTTCCTCGCCCGGTTCTGGCGCTCGCCGCCGTCGTTTTCGCCCTCGCCGGGTCCCAGGCCGCCGAGGCCGCGTGTGGCGCGGGTGCGCCGGGCCGCACCGAACGGGTGGAAATCGGCGACACCGGCAGGTCCCTGCTGCTGCATCGCCCGGCGGCACAGGACGGGAGTACGCCCCTGCCGCTGGTGATCCTGCTGCACGGCAGCACCATGACCGGCGCCCAGATGTTGTCGGCGACGACGCTGGAGGCCACGGCCGAGGCCAAGGGCTTCATCGTCGCGGCGCCGGATGCGGGCATTCCGGCCGGGCCGGGGTTCGTCTGGAACATCCCTGGTGTCCCGACGGTGACCGGCAAGGTTCCGGGACCGGAAGATGCGGACGACGTGGCTTATCTGGGCGCCGTCATCGATGACCTGGTCGCCCGCCAATGCATTGATCGGGCGCGGGTCTATGTCACCGGCCTGTCGGGCGGCGGACGAATGGCTTCCTGGCTGGGCTGCGTGACGCCAGAACGGTTTGCGGCCATCGCCCCGGTCGTGGGCCTGCGGGCCGGTAATCCCGACCCGGACGACGCCTCGCGGCCTGACCCGAAAACCTGCACTCCGTCCCTGCCTGTGCCGGTCATGGCCTTCGCCGGGGATGCGGACCGGACCAATCCGATCCAGGGCGGGGGTTTGCCCTACTGGAGCTATTCCATGCACGCCGCCGAACAGCGCTGGGCCCAGCTGAACGGCTGCACGGCCGCGCCGACCGCGACCTGGATTGCAGACGGAGTCTATGAGGAGCGCCACGGCGGCTGTACCGGGGACGCCGAGGTGATCGGCCGCATCACCGTTGGCGGCGGCCATGTCTGGCTCGCCGACGAAGCCGCCATGTGGGCCTTCTTCTCAAGCCGCACCCGATCCTGA
- a CDS encoding M20/M25/M40 family metallo-hydrolase — MTNAGASVAVAASMRAEKRIVRTLRNANATSPSTAVALAEGRLIQRGALRRLIKRNAVVEAGPDLYWLDDAAYAEMKKLRTSRIILTLFGLTALIIVVSAVTIARADAPQAAELRPDQVAFRGLYKELVETNTTLSEGDCTLAAQRMQARMVAAGYSEADARVVIPEDQPKFGSLIATLPGTDASAPAILLLAHIDVVEAKRSDWERDPFVLVEQDGYFYARGASDDKAQASVWVDSLIRLKQQGFQPRRTLKMALTCGEETNDNWNGVQWLLEHHPEMLQAGFALNEGAGGQLDANANRIALNVQAGEKVYQDYTLELTNPGGHSARPRKDNAIGAMGAALDRLVRHDFPLELSPVTRAYFSAIAETTPASAADLRALTAHDTPDAAAAARLGAANPVWNAMMRTTCIPTLISGGHAPNAQPQKVTVNVNCRILPGHSIAETQAEIASALANPAITIKTIGEPSPTSAAPPLTPAILDPIKAAAAKQWPGVPVVPTLSTGATDGRFTNAAGIPTYGVTGMFTDPDGNGVHGLNERLRVRSLYEGRDFLFALIQLYAMRE, encoded by the coding sequence ATGACCAATGCAGGCGCCAGTGTGGCCGTGGCGGCGTCGATGCGGGCCGAGAAGCGCATTGTCCGAACGCTGCGCAACGCCAACGCGACCTCGCCCTCGACCGCCGTCGCCCTCGCGGAAGGCCGGCTGATCCAGCGCGGCGCCCTGCGGCGTCTGATCAAGCGCAACGCCGTGGTCGAGGCCGGACCCGACCTCTACTGGCTGGACGACGCCGCCTATGCCGAGATGAAAAAGCTGCGCACCAGCCGGATCATCCTGACCCTGTTCGGCCTCACCGCCCTGATCATCGTCGTCTCGGCCGTGACCATCGCCAGGGCGGATGCGCCGCAAGCCGCCGAGCTCCGGCCGGATCAGGTCGCCTTTCGTGGCCTCTACAAGGAACTGGTCGAGACCAACACCACCCTGTCCGAGGGCGACTGCACTCTGGCCGCCCAGCGGATGCAGGCGCGAATGGTCGCCGCCGGCTATTCCGAGGCCGACGCCCGCGTCGTCATCCCCGAGGACCAGCCGAAATTCGGCTCCCTGATCGCCACCCTGCCCGGCACGGACGCCTCGGCGCCCGCCATCCTGCTGCTGGCCCATATCGATGTGGTCGAGGCCAAGCGGTCGGACTGGGAGCGCGATCCCTTCGTCCTCGTCGAGCAAGATGGATATTTTTACGCGCGCGGCGCTTCAGACGACAAGGCACAGGCCTCGGTCTGGGTCGACAGTCTGATCCGGTTGAAGCAGCAGGGCTTCCAGCCGCGCCGCACCCTGAAGATGGCCCTGACCTGCGGCGAGGAAACCAACGACAACTGGAACGGCGTCCAGTGGCTGCTGGAGCACCACCCCGAGATGCTCCAGGCGGGTTTCGCCCTGAACGAAGGCGCGGGCGGACAGCTCGACGCCAACGCCAACCGCATCGCCCTGAACGTCCAGGCCGGCGAGAAGGTCTATCAGGACTATACGCTGGAGCTGACCAACCCCGGCGGCCACTCGGCCCGGCCGAGGAAGGACAACGCCATCGGGGCCATGGGCGCCGCGCTCGACCGGCTGGTGCGGCACGACTTTCCGCTGGAGCTGTCGCCGGTCACCCGCGCCTATTTCTCCGCTATCGCCGAGACGACGCCCGCCAGCGCCGCCGACCTGCGCGCCCTGACCGCCCACGACACGCCCGATGCGGCCGCCGCCGCCCGTCTCGGCGCCGCCAATCCGGTGTGGAACGCCATGATGCGCACCACCTGCATCCCGACCCTGATCTCGGGCGGCCACGCGCCGAACGCCCAGCCGCAGAAGGTCACGGTCAACGTCAACTGCCGCATCCTGCCCGGCCATTCGATCGCCGAGACGCAAGCCGAGATCGCCTCGGCGCTCGCCAACCCGGCCATCACCATCAAGACCATCGGCGAGCCGAGCCCGACGTCTGCGGCCCCGCCCTTGACCCCCGCCATCCTTGACCCGATCAAGGCCGCGGCGGCGAAGCAATGGCCAGGGGTTCCGGTCGTCCCGACCCTGTCGACGGGCGCCACCGACGGCCGCTTCACCAATGCGGCGGGCATCCCGACCTATGGCGTCACCGGCATGTTCACAGATCCTGACGGCAACGGCGTCCACGGCTTGAACGAGCGGCTGCGCGTCCGGTCCCTCTATGAGGGCCGGGACTTCCTGTTCGCGCTGATCCAGCTCTACGCCATGCGGGAGTAG
- the ruvC gene encoding crossover junction endodeoxyribonuclease RuvC yields MTNAMIQNGPVRILGLDPGLRRTGWGVIVSEGSRLRWIAHGVVAPDERAPFAERLLHLLEAVGEICASHGCEEAAIEEVFVNVNPASTLKLGHARAAVMLAPARCGLPVSEYSPNLIKKAVVGAGHADKGQIAFMVKRLMPASGEVKADAADALAVAITHAQLRKRTLLENLRGAA; encoded by the coding sequence ATGACGAACGCGATGATTCAGAACGGACCTGTCCGCATCCTCGGACTCGACCCCGGCCTGCGCCGGACGGGGTGGGGGGTGATCGTGTCCGAGGGTTCGCGGCTGCGCTGGATCGCCCATGGCGTGGTGGCGCCGGACGAGCGGGCGCCCTTCGCCGAAAGGCTGCTGCACCTGCTCGAGGCTGTGGGCGAGATCTGCGCTTCGCATGGCTGTGAGGAGGCGGCGATCGAGGAGGTCTTTGTCAACGTCAATCCGGCCTCGACCCTGAAGCTGGGTCATGCGCGGGCGGCCGTCATGCTGGCTCCGGCGCGTTGCGGCCTGCCGGTCTCGGAATATTCGCCCAACCTGATCAAGAAGGCCGTGGTCGGCGCCGGCCATGCCGACAAGGGCCAGATCGCCTTCATGGTCAAACGGCTGATGCCCGCCTCGGGCGAGGTCAAGGCCGATGCGGCGGACGCCTTGGCGGTCGCGATCACCCATGCCCAGCTGCGCAAGAGAACGCTGCTGGAGAACCTGCGAGGCGCGGCATGA